From a single Arthrobacter sp. SLBN-112 genomic region:
- a CDS encoding protein NO VEIN domain-containing protein: protein MELLEKIGSPIPLANLVLGAIFENAAPPWVQDADELVQSPDELPSDVVSAGEVLGLDVDGVYEQLVTSWGKVDTAVRERVGFAGEAALVSILNERADSRVDHVSTWSDGFGYDIAFAQGAASAHLEVKSTTRTGRFTAYLSRHEYKVMLRDPRWVLVVVRLTADLDIAAVGSVPREWIAAAVPRDAGSFGSWASCKLEVPGEVIEDRVAQLGADVASRLPQWRRVQP from the coding sequence ATGGAGCTACTTGAAAAGATCGGATCGCCGATTCCGTTGGCCAACTTGGTACTCGGCGCGATCTTCGAGAATGCAGCACCCCCGTGGGTGCAGGACGCCGACGAGCTTGTTCAGTCACCGGACGAGTTGCCCTCGGACGTTGTTTCGGCCGGTGAAGTGCTGGGCCTCGATGTGGACGGGGTATACGAGCAGCTCGTCACCAGTTGGGGCAAGGTCGACACCGCTGTTCGCGAGCGGGTTGGTTTTGCGGGCGAAGCAGCGCTTGTCTCCATTCTCAACGAGCGCGCTGACAGCCGTGTCGACCATGTGTCGACGTGGTCCGATGGGTTCGGATACGATATCGCCTTCGCTCAGGGCGCTGCATCCGCCCACTTGGAGGTGAAAAGTACAACGAGGACTGGACGATTCACTGCCTACTTATCGCGGCACGAGTACAAGGTGATGCTACGAGACCCTCGCTGGGTGCTCGTCGTCGTGCGGCTTACCGCCGACCTCGACATCGCCGCAGTGGGCTCGGTGCCCCGAGAGTGGATTGCTGCTGCCGTGCCACGTGACGCGGGGTCTTTCGGAAGCTGGGCGTCATGCAAGCTCGAGGTGCCTGGCGAGGTTATCGAGGATCGTGTCGCGCAGCTTGGAGCGGATGTGGCCAGCAGACTTCCGCAGTGGCGTAGGGTGCAGCCGTGA
- a CDS encoding NgoMIV family type II restriction endonuclease: protein MARARQAYHVQLSNVLITSEAGIPSNSDGSKQPSLRFAQGIADRLGTAGSGPKPSGQTLGARFEQATADFLAATFPRLTSIRPGDWTVRRIGDKSHPGFMTKKQKIEGSIYEQYEHLNDLESIVKERRQLQAALGNAYAIAPDVVITRKPVSDEIINRDEYLVGHPFSKYAAIRDAVQTRSLLHAVISCKWTLRSDRAQNARSEALNLIRNRKGRTPHIAVVTAEPLPRRLASLALGTGDIDCVYHFALPELFDTLESDPDVDAREMLHIMIRGKRLKDISDLPLDLAV from the coding sequence ATGGCTCGGGCTCGTCAGGCTTACCATGTTCAGCTATCCAACGTCCTTATCACGAGTGAAGCTGGCATACCCAGCAACTCAGATGGGAGTAAACAACCTAGTTTACGGTTTGCTCAGGGCATTGCTGATCGACTTGGTACAGCAGGTAGCGGGCCCAAGCCATCGGGACAGACTCTTGGAGCCCGCTTTGAGCAGGCGACAGCGGATTTTCTAGCTGCCACTTTTCCTCGGCTCACTTCCATACGCCCGGGAGATTGGACAGTCCGGAGAATCGGAGACAAGAGCCACCCTGGATTTATGACTAAAAAGCAAAAAATTGAGGGTTCAATTTACGAACAATACGAACACTTGAATGACCTTGAGTCCATTGTCAAAGAAAGGCGTCAGCTGCAGGCAGCATTGGGCAACGCATATGCGATTGCGCCCGACGTTGTGATCACTAGAAAGCCCGTATCTGACGAAATCATCAACCGGGATGAGTATCTCGTGGGACATCCTTTCTCGAAGTATGCGGCCATTCGTGATGCGGTTCAGACTCGCTCCCTACTGCATGCAGTCATTTCATGCAAATGGACTCTCAGGTCTGATCGTGCTCAAAATGCGCGGTCGGAGGCATTGAATCTCATTCGAAATCGTAAGGGCCGAACGCCCCACATCGCCGTTGTGACGGCCGAACCGCTTCCTCGTCGACTCGCGTCCTTGGCCCTGGGCACTGGTGACATCGACTGTGTTTATCACTTCGCCTTGCCAGAACTTTTTGACACGTTGGAGTCAGACCCAGACGTTGATGCGCGGGAGATGTTACACATCATGATCCGAGGTAAGCGCCTCAAAGATATCTCTGATCTCCCGCTGGACCTCGCTGTCTAA
- a CDS encoding DUF6510 family protein: MTGKRAFPGAENPGPEDRDIAGSERNPIPHLDGNAVAGPLWEVFRIDIIAAIGRCKHCGAVRAFAEAKVYADAPGIVVRCSSCEGVLLRLVETPTQFWLDVSGLSYLQIGREG; this comes from the coding sequence GTGACCGGCAAACGCGCTTTCCCGGGAGCTGAGAACCCGGGCCCTGAGGACCGGGACATCGCCGGTAGTGAGCGCAACCCGATCCCTCACCTCGATGGAAACGCGGTGGCAGGACCCCTGTGGGAAGTGTTCCGCATCGATATCATCGCGGCGATCGGACGGTGCAAGCACTGCGGCGCCGTTCGGGCCTTCGCGGAGGCAAAGGTCTACGCTGACGCCCCGGGCATTGTGGTGCGCTGCAGTTCCTGCGAGGGCGTCCTGTTGCGCCTGGTGGAGACTCCCACCCAGTTCTGGCTCGACGTCAGCGGACTCAGCTACCTGCAGATCGGCCGCGAGGGCTAA
- a CDS encoding ferredoxin reductase: protein MSGLWRVAEVVSRVPESETSRTIGLRVDGLMGNLAGQHIDIRLTADDGYSAVRSYSVATAGMDELLEITVDELPDGEVSPYLVRDVAIGDQLEIRGPVGGWFVWRPTDTNPVQLIAGGSGIVPLMSMIRAHEASENPSQFRLLYSLKSPVAGFYREELLTLSRESPKLTVDYVYTREAPAGWQAPPKRLTAEVLLASILPVDPAPDTFICGQTVFVETVAEWLVQAGYPAASIKTERFGGTGGTQ, encoded by the coding sequence GTGAGCGGGCTGTGGCGCGTCGCCGAAGTGGTCAGCCGCGTGCCCGAATCGGAAACGTCCAGAACAATCGGCCTCCGGGTTGACGGGTTGATGGGCAACCTCGCCGGACAGCACATCGATATCCGCCTTACGGCAGACGACGGTTATTCGGCGGTCCGCTCCTACTCCGTGGCGACGGCCGGCATGGATGAGCTCTTGGAGATCACTGTTGACGAGTTGCCTGACGGTGAAGTCTCCCCCTATCTGGTCAGGGATGTTGCCATCGGCGACCAGCTGGAGATCCGTGGCCCTGTGGGCGGCTGGTTCGTCTGGCGGCCGACGGACACTAACCCGGTGCAGCTGATTGCCGGCGGATCCGGCATCGTGCCGCTGATGTCCATGATCCGCGCGCATGAGGCTTCGGAAAACCCGTCCCAGTTCCGGCTGCTGTATTCGCTCAAGTCACCCGTGGCGGGGTTCTACCGCGAGGAGCTGCTCACCCTCAGCCGGGAATCCCCCAAACTGACCGTCGACTACGTCTATACACGCGAAGCGCCAGCAGGCTGGCAGGCTCCTCCGAAACGGCTGACGGCGGAGGTCCTGCTGGCGAGCATCCTGCCGGTGGACCCTGCACCCGACACCTTCATTTGTGGCCAGACTGTATTCGTCGAAACGGTCGCAGAATGGCTGGTCCAGGCGGGCTATCCCGCCGCCTCGATCAAGACTGAACGCTTCGGCGGAACGGGAGGAACCCAGTGA
- a CDS encoding sulfite oxidase-like oxidoreductase, producing MGIISSGFHGKRHGSNRAVPPGQYETGSFPVLSAGPAPHIPMEDWELFITTETGRRHAWSWEAFMDLPQVDIPTDIHCVTSWSKLGTTWRGVSLDTLFEDVETSCRYTTAHSYGGYTTNVPLADLLGGRSWVVWEFDGEPLGRAHGGPARLLVPHLYFWKSAKWVNGLELTPDDIPGFWESNGYHLHGDPWREERYS from the coding sequence ATGGGCATCATTTCGTCCGGTTTTCATGGAAAACGCCACGGCAGCAATCGAGCCGTACCTCCAGGCCAATACGAAACGGGGAGTTTTCCGGTTCTGAGTGCCGGACCTGCACCCCACATCCCCATGGAGGACTGGGAACTCTTCATCACCACTGAAACCGGCCGGCGCCATGCCTGGTCGTGGGAGGCATTCATGGACCTTCCGCAGGTCGATATCCCCACAGACATCCACTGCGTGACCAGCTGGTCCAAGCTGGGCACCACGTGGCGGGGAGTATCCCTGGACACGTTGTTCGAGGACGTGGAAACGAGCTGCCGGTACACCACGGCCCACTCCTACGGCGGCTACACCACCAACGTCCCGCTGGCGGATCTCTTGGGCGGCCGGTCCTGGGTGGTTTGGGAATTCGACGGTGAGCCGTTGGGGCGCGCCCACGGCGGACCCGCCCGGCTGCTGGTGCCGCACTTGTACTTCTGGAAGAGCGCAAAGTGGGTCAACGGCCTGGAACTGACGCCGGACGACATCCCGGGCTTCTGGGAATCCAACGGCTACCACCTCCACGGCGACCCGTGGCGAGAAGAGCGCTATTCATGA
- a CDS encoding SRPBCC family protein — translation MKPIRQSIEVARRPEDVFSYATDFARFPEWQVGAVTASPIGDSPAGPGARAAVTRKVGPRRFARTEVISRYHPPRTWTVEGVGGPLTAHAHGTIEPLRDGAGSRVTIDMDFEGRGLGRFFIPGIARFAARRQIPKNLQNLKRVLEQSR, via the coding sequence ATGAAACCGATCCGTCAGAGCATTGAGGTAGCCCGCCGGCCTGAGGACGTGTTCTCCTACGCGACCGACTTTGCCAGGTTCCCCGAATGGCAGGTCGGTGCAGTCACTGCAAGCCCCATCGGTGATTCTCCGGCCGGACCTGGTGCGCGGGCTGCCGTCACCCGGAAAGTTGGCCCAAGACGGTTCGCGAGGACCGAAGTGATCAGCCGGTACCATCCGCCGCGCACCTGGACGGTCGAGGGCGTCGGCGGCCCACTCACAGCTCATGCCCACGGAACCATCGAACCCCTACGGGATGGCGCCGGGTCGCGGGTCACCATCGATATGGACTTTGAAGGCCGCGGCTTAGGCCGGTTCTTCATCCCCGGCATCGCCCGGTTCGCGGCCCGTAGGCAGATCCCGAAGAATCTTCAGAACCTGAAAAGGGTTCTCGAGCAGAGCCGATGA
- a CDS encoding ABC transporter ATP-binding protein, translated as MKTPAAIKAERVTKALGGVPVLQDVTLDVAPSEIHALVGLNGAGKTTLMRILLGMLTPDRGSAHLTGFPVSGAGTQVWSRLGQMLETPFAYPELTARENVYSSARLHGMDRAAASSATERALSDLGLEQYASRRAGTLSLGNRQRVGLAAALVHGPDVLVLDEPTNALDPRGVIVLRRLLQQAARDRGAAILVSSHHLDEVARMADRISVLHQGRIIGTLQPGTVDLERRFFDLVLQSDIQEQEQP; from the coding sequence GTGAAGACGCCGGCGGCCATTAAAGCGGAGCGGGTCACGAAGGCCCTGGGCGGAGTCCCCGTCCTGCAGGACGTGACCCTGGACGTGGCGCCGTCGGAAATCCACGCCCTGGTCGGGCTGAACGGTGCCGGAAAGACGACGCTGATGCGGATCCTGCTGGGCATGCTCACACCGGACCGGGGCTCGGCTCACCTGACGGGGTTCCCGGTCTCCGGTGCGGGGACACAGGTATGGTCGCGGCTCGGCCAGATGCTGGAGACCCCGTTCGCCTACCCCGAGCTGACCGCCCGGGAGAACGTCTATTCCTCCGCCCGGCTGCACGGCATGGACCGTGCCGCCGCCAGCTCCGCCACGGAACGGGCATTGTCGGATCTGGGGCTGGAACAATATGCGTCCCGGCGTGCCGGGACGCTGTCGCTGGGAAACCGGCAGCGTGTAGGCCTGGCCGCCGCCTTGGTCCATGGACCGGACGTCCTGGTCCTGGACGAGCCCACCAACGCGCTGGACCCCCGCGGGGTCATCGTTCTCCGCCGGCTGCTCCAGCAGGCAGCCCGGGACAGGGGCGCCGCCATCCTGGTCTCCAGCCACCACCTTGATGAAGTCGCACGGATGGCCGACAGGATCAGCGTGCTCCACCAGGGAAGAATCATCGGTACCCTGCAGCCCGGGACCGTGGACCTTGAACGCCGGTTCTTTGACCTGGTGCTGCAGTCCGACATCCAAGAACAGGAGCAGCCATGA
- a CDS encoding ABC transporter permease has translation MSASGPTVEFEALKFRRAPVVGTVSVLIGVALPVLAAAFMVAATSDGSSQIGLKAAAMLTATGWAGYLAMVGMLLSVGALMGIGFVVCWCFGREFTEKTEACLFALPVSRLRLASAKFTVILLWALLLCLVSLAVAFLAGALIGLGVPGPEDLAVAGKAWCAGALAALLACPLAVVASVARGYLPGVGALVLLVVITQVVTAFGAGAWFPYAAPGLWMGMGGAAAAETVSPLQLFLCVPVSALGIAITAQWWKNMQISSG, from the coding sequence ATGAGCGCCTCCGGGCCGACCGTGGAATTCGAGGCCTTGAAATTCCGACGGGCGCCGGTGGTAGGGACGGTGTCAGTCCTGATCGGCGTCGCCCTGCCGGTGCTCGCAGCCGCCTTCATGGTCGCCGCGACCTCCGACGGGTCCAGCCAGATCGGCCTCAAAGCCGCAGCCATGCTGACCGCCACCGGCTGGGCCGGGTACCTGGCGATGGTGGGAATGCTTCTGTCCGTCGGGGCGCTGATGGGCATCGGATTCGTGGTCTGTTGGTGTTTCGGGCGCGAGTTCACCGAAAAAACCGAGGCCTGCCTGTTTGCCCTGCCGGTCAGCCGGCTGCGGCTTGCCTCCGCGAAGTTTACGGTGATCCTTCTCTGGGCCCTGCTGCTGTGCCTGGTCAGCCTGGCGGTTGCCTTTCTGGCCGGCGCCCTCATCGGTCTGGGCGTGCCCGGTCCGGAGGATCTGGCAGTCGCGGGCAAGGCATGGTGTGCCGGCGCCCTGGCAGCCCTGCTGGCTTGTCCTCTCGCCGTCGTGGCCAGCGTCGCCCGCGGCTATCTTCCCGGCGTCGGCGCGCTGGTTCTGCTGGTGGTCATCACCCAGGTGGTGACGGCGTTCGGAGCCGGAGCCTGGTTTCCCTACGCAGCGCCCGGGCTGTGGATGGGCATGGGCGGCGCGGCGGCCGCCGAAACGGTCAGCCCGCTGCAGCTATTCCTCTGCGTCCCGGTCTCCGCGCTCGGCATTGCCATCACCGCCCAATGGTGGAAGAACATGCAGATCAGCTCCGGCTGA
- a CDS encoding beta-propeller fold lactonase family protein, with amino-acid sequence MQLLNTGSRHYQGPRSSAARLRYRRGGILGTILAALVLVGPVPANAAAAVTSTIPVGSSPRNVAFTPDGSKAYVTNWESNTVSVIDVASGTVASTIPVGAGPHGVAFAPDGLIAYVASPGSDTVSVIDVASGTVTSSIQVGAGPIAVAFAPNGSVAYVTSGGSGSGTVSVVDVASGTVTSTIPVGPLPNAVAFAPDGSTAYVTNGQDSNMVSVIDVASGAWTSTIPVGSSPTGVAFTPDGSRAYVANNEGDTASVIDVASGAVTSTIPVGWAPDSVAIAPDGSTAYVTNSGADTVSVINVASGAVTSTIPVGTPPTGVAVSPDGSAVYVVNTFSNTVSVITVDAAPLVFTAATPPTKANTRAVYTYTFAATGSPSPTFHVSSGALPAGLSLDTATGVLSGTPTKAGKFTFRVTATNGVSPHAVTDRITVTVTKAKAR; translated from the coding sequence ATGCAGCTACTCAATACAGGATCCCGGCACTACCAAGGTCCACGTTCGTCAGCTGCCCGCCTTCGCTACCGGCGTGGGGGCATCCTCGGTACGATCCTTGCGGCCCTCGTGCTGGTGGGCCCTGTCCCTGCAAACGCTGCAGCCGCAGTGACCTCCACCATCCCGGTCGGTTCAAGCCCCAGGAACGTTGCGTTCACCCCGGACGGGTCGAAAGCCTACGTCACCAACTGGGAGTCCAACACGGTGTCGGTCATCGACGTAGCCTCGGGCACGGTGGCGTCCACGATCCCGGTCGGGGCGGGTCCGCACGGTGTTGCATTCGCCCCGGATGGGTTGATTGCCTACGTAGCCAGCCCGGGTTCCGACACAGTGTCGGTCATCGACGTCGCGTCGGGCACGGTGACCTCCTCGATTCAGGTCGGAGCGGGCCCGATCGCCGTCGCATTCGCCCCGAACGGGTCGGTCGCCTACGTCACCAGCGGCGGCAGCGGTTCTGGCACAGTGTCGGTCGTCGACGTGGCGTCGGGCACGGTGACTTCCACGATCCCGGTGGGGCCGCTTCCGAACGCCGTTGCGTTCGCGCCGGACGGCTCGACGGCCTATGTCACCAACGGGCAGGATTCCAACATGGTGTCGGTCATCGATGTCGCCTCGGGCGCGTGGACCTCCACGATCCCGGTCGGGTCGTCTCCGACCGGCGTTGCGTTCACCCCGGACGGGTCGAGAGCCTACGTCGCCAACAACGAGGGCGACACGGCGTCGGTGATCGATGTGGCATCCGGTGCTGTAACCTCCACCATCCCGGTCGGGTGGGCCCCGGACAGCGTGGCGATCGCCCCGGACGGGTCAACAGCGTACGTCACCAACTCCGGTGCCGACACGGTGTCGGTCATCAATGTGGCGTCGGGCGCCGTGACCTCCACCATCCCGGTCGGGACGCCTCCGACCGGTGTTGCGGTCTCCCCGGACGGGTCGGCGGTCTACGTCGTCAACACCTTTTCCAACACGGTATCGGTCATCACCGTGGACGCGGCACCGCTGGTGTTCACAGCGGCCACACCGCCCACCAAGGCGAACACGCGGGCCGTCTACACCTACACGTTTGCCGCTACAGGTTCCCCCTCCCCGACGTTCCATGTGTCCTCCGGTGCACTGCCTGCAGGCCTCAGCCTGGACACCGCCACAGGAGTCCTGTCCGGCACCCCCACCAAGGCCGGCAAATTCACGTTCAGGGTGACCGCCACCAACGGGGTCAGCCCCCACGCGGTCACGGACCGCATCACGGTCACCGTGACCAAGGCGAAGGCTCGCTGA
- a CDS encoding class I SAM-dependent methyltransferase, giving the protein MIVTYISQNAVAVADHYDELDPIYRRVWGEHVHHGLWETGRETPGEAVEALVDTVGDRLGLMPGQACVDIGCGYGSTARRLAVTRGVRVTGFTLSAEQARYAAAHPVPGVDIQVRDWLDNGLAEASADAAWAIESSEHMVDKPRFFAEAHRVLAPGGRFVICAWLAGTDASGWKVRHLLEPICREGRLPSMGTREEYEAMATAAGFTVTGYEDVSRRVARTWPICAVRLVKAMLVDPETRRLAFGTRNRGAILTIPRLILAYRTGAMRYGIFTLSKAGENGR; this is encoded by the coding sequence GTGATTGTCACCTATATATCCCAGAACGCCGTGGCGGTGGCGGATCACTACGACGAGCTCGATCCCATCTACCGGCGGGTGTGGGGCGAGCATGTCCATCACGGGCTGTGGGAGACGGGCCGCGAGACACCCGGCGAGGCCGTTGAAGCGCTGGTGGACACGGTCGGCGACAGGCTGGGCCTGATGCCCGGGCAGGCGTGCGTCGATATCGGCTGCGGCTACGGCTCCACCGCAAGGCGGCTCGCGGTCACGCGCGGGGTCCGTGTCACCGGCTTCACGCTGTCCGCCGAGCAGGCCCGCTACGCCGCCGCGCATCCCGTACCGGGCGTGGACATCCAGGTCCGCGACTGGCTCGATAACGGGCTGGCGGAAGCATCGGCCGATGCGGCGTGGGCGATTGAGTCGAGCGAACACATGGTGGATAAGCCCAGGTTCTTCGCCGAGGCGCACCGCGTGCTGGCTCCTGGCGGCCGCTTCGTCATCTGCGCGTGGCTGGCCGGGACCGATGCCAGCGGCTGGAAGGTCCGCCACCTGCTCGAGCCGATCTGCCGCGAAGGGCGCCTGCCCTCGATGGGCACGCGCGAGGAGTATGAGGCCATGGCAACGGCGGCGGGCTTTACGGTCACTGGCTATGAGGATGTCAGCCGCCGAGTGGCCCGCACATGGCCGATCTGCGCCGTCCGGCTCGTGAAGGCCATGCTCGTCGATCCGGAGACACGCCGCCTTGCATTTGGAACACGCAATCGCGGCGCCATTCTGACTATTCCCCGCCTGATCCTGGCCTACCGCACCGGTGCCATGCGCTACGGGATATTTACGCTGTCGAAGGCTGGGGAGAACGGCCGGTAA
- a CDS encoding HNH endonuclease — MARAGGLCELEAGFGRRCGRPAEHGDHFYPWSKGGSTSLQNFVAACARCNRAKRARIPSPGQQQRMERRRRDYLPPSSSFSVGERQPLP; from the coding sequence ATGGCCCGCGCCGGCGGCTTGTGCGAGCTGGAGGCGGGCTTCGGGCGGCGCTGTGGCCGCCCGGCCGAGCACGGAGACCACTTCTACCCGTGGTCCAAAGGCGGTTCCACCAGTTTGCAGAACTTCGTCGCTGCCTGCGCCAGGTGCAACCGCGCCAAGCGTGCCAGGATCCCGTCTCCCGGCCAGCAGCAGCGGATGGAACGACGACGGCGTGACTACCTGCCGCCGTCGTCCTCCTTCAGCGTGGGCGAACGGCAGCCGCTGCCCTGA
- a CDS encoding PadR family transcriptional regulator, protein MGKQMTEMLKGTLEGVVLAILAVRPAYGYEITARLRDQGFADIVEGTVYALLVRIEQRGLVDVEKVPSEKGPPRKVYSLNALGREYLEEFWRTWSFLAERIEKLHHKTQTPQEEGV, encoded by the coding sequence ATGGGTAAGCAGATGACAGAGATGCTTAAGGGCACGCTCGAGGGCGTTGTTCTTGCCATCCTGGCCGTGCGGCCGGCGTACGGCTATGAGATTACGGCCCGGCTGCGCGACCAGGGCTTCGCCGACATCGTGGAGGGAACCGTTTACGCCCTGCTGGTCAGGATCGAGCAGCGCGGCCTGGTCGACGTCGAGAAGGTCCCGTCGGAGAAGGGTCCGCCGCGGAAGGTGTATTCGCTGAATGCACTGGGCCGTGAGTACCTCGAAGAGTTCTGGAGGACGTGGAGTTTCCTTGCGGAACGGATCGAGAAGCTTCACCACAAGACACAAACCCCGCAGGAAGAAGGAGTCTGA
- a CDS encoding DUF1048 domain-containing protein, protein MAAKWIESLTGSLEQKKQYKEDKARIEALPEPYATAAMAMHRYVIYYGGVTDGGTLTTMFGDLADLWERAAIDGTPVRAIAGEDPVEFAETFAQAYSGKQWIDKERERLRQAFEAAAGDSRKGS, encoded by the coding sequence ATGGCTGCAAAATGGATCGAGTCACTCACCGGCTCGCTTGAGCAGAAGAAGCAGTACAAGGAGGACAAGGCCCGCATCGAGGCCCTCCCCGAACCGTACGCAACGGCCGCAATGGCAATGCACCGGTACGTCATCTACTACGGCGGCGTCACTGACGGCGGCACGCTGACCACAATGTTCGGCGACCTTGCCGACCTGTGGGAGCGCGCGGCCATCGATGGGACGCCGGTGCGGGCGATCGCCGGCGAAGATCCGGTGGAGTTCGCGGAGACTTTCGCGCAGGCTTACTCCGGCAAGCAGTGGATCGATAAGGAACGCGAGCGTCTGCGCCAGGCCTTCGAAGCAGCGGCCGGTGACAGCAGGAAAGGGAGCTGA
- a CDS encoding ABC transporter ATP-binding protein — MAPGQALDPAIRVQGIEKSFKDVQVLKGVDFEVAAGSIFALLGSNGAGKTTLVRILSTLLKPDAGTAAVHGYDVTANPSEVRESISLTGQFAAVDEVLTGRENLVLIAKLRHLKDPATIAEGLLARFSLTGAGDRRASTYSGGMRRRLDIAMSLIGKPPVIFLDEPTTGLDPQARIEVWQTVKQLANSGTTVLLTTQYLDEAEQLADRIAILHQGTIIQNGTLAELKQLLPPAKVEYIEKQPSLEDVFLALVGKESR; from the coding sequence ATGGCCCCCGGCCAGGCCCTCGACCCCGCAATTCGGGTGCAGGGCATCGAGAAATCGTTCAAGGACGTGCAGGTCCTCAAAGGGGTCGATTTCGAGGTCGCCGCGGGGAGTATCTTCGCGCTGCTTGGCTCAAACGGCGCAGGCAAGACCACCTTGGTGAGGATCCTTTCAACACTGCTGAAACCCGATGCCGGCACCGCAGCGGTGCACGGTTACGACGTCACCGCCAACCCCAGTGAAGTGCGTGAATCGATCAGCCTCACCGGCCAGTTCGCAGCCGTCGATGAAGTGCTTACCGGCCGGGAGAACCTGGTGCTGATCGCGAAACTCCGCCACCTGAAAGACCCGGCTACGATCGCCGAGGGCCTGCTCGCCCGCTTCTCGCTCACCGGGGCAGGGGACCGCAGGGCTTCAACGTACTCGGGCGGCATGCGCCGCAGGCTGGACATCGCCATGAGCCTGATCGGCAAACCCCCGGTCATCTTCCTGGATGAACCAACCACCGGGCTGGACCCGCAGGCTCGCATCGAGGTGTGGCAGACCGTCAAACAACTTGCCAACAGCGGAACGACGGTCCTGCTGACCACGCAGTACCTCGACGAGGCGGAGCAGCTCGCCGACCGGATCGCGATCCTCCATCAGGGCACGATCATCCAGAACGGCACCCTCGCCGAACTCAAGCAACTCCTCCCGCCGGCCAAGGTCGAGTACATCGAGAAACAACCCTCCCTTGAGGACGTGTTCCTGGCCCTTGTCGGAAAGGAATCCCGATGA
- a CDS encoding ABC transporter permease → MTTHALGDTGVLTVRSLRHILRSPDTIITTAVTPIALMMLFVYVLGGAINTGSGESYVNYMLPGILLITIASGIAYTAYRLFLDLQGGILERFQSMPIARSSVLWAHVLTSLAANIVSVVVVTGVALIMGFRTGASVAAWLGVAGLLILFTLALTWIAVIAGLSAKTVDGASAFSYPLIFLPFISSAFVPTDSMPGPVAWFARNQPVTSIVNTMRALFTQQPVGGDIWTALAWLLGILVLGYAFAIAIYRRKIS, encoded by the coding sequence ATGACCACCCATGCACTCGGCGACACCGGCGTACTGACTGTCCGCTCGCTTCGCCACATCCTCCGCAGCCCCGACACGATCATCACCACTGCGGTCACCCCGATCGCACTGATGATGCTGTTCGTATACGTGCTCGGCGGCGCAATTAACACCGGATCCGGCGAGTCCTACGTCAACTACATGCTCCCCGGGATCCTGCTCATCACGATTGCGTCCGGCATCGCCTACACCGCGTACAGGTTGTTCCTGGACCTGCAGGGCGGCATCTTGGAGCGCTTCCAGTCCATGCCGATCGCGAGGTCCAGCGTGCTCTGGGCGCATGTGCTCACCAGCCTGGCCGCGAACATAGTCTCCGTGGTGGTGGTCACCGGCGTCGCGCTGATCATGGGGTTTCGTACCGGAGCGTCAGTGGCAGCGTGGCTGGGGGTTGCGGGGCTCCTGATCCTGTTCACTCTCGCGCTCACCTGGATCGCCGTGATCGCCGGGCTCTCCGCGAAGACCGTGGACGGGGCCAGCGCGTTCAGCTACCCGCTCATCTTCCTGCCCTTCATCAGCTCGGCCTTCGTCCCCACCGACTCGATGCCCGGCCCGGTCGCCTGGTTCGCCCGGAACCAGCCCGTCACCTCCATCGTGAACACCATGCGGGCCCTGTTCACGCAGCAACCGGTCGGCGGCGACATCTGGACGGCCCTGGCCTGGCTGCTTGGCATCCTCGTCCTCGGGTACGCCTTCGCCATTGCCATCTACCGCCGCAAAATCAGCTGA
- a CDS encoding YciI-like protein gives MHAVLEYTYADNYLESREQYRPDHLRAGWEAVERGELLLGGAVGEGPFKGLLIFTGENALEAAKTFAAADPYVINGVVTSWAASPWTTVLGNDAAAPVRP, from the coding sequence ATGCACGCCGTGCTCGAATACACCTACGCAGACAACTACCTTGAAAGTCGCGAACAATACCGCCCAGACCACCTCCGCGCAGGGTGGGAGGCAGTCGAACGCGGCGAGCTTCTCCTGGGCGGGGCTGTCGGGGAAGGCCCCTTCAAGGGGTTGCTGATCTTCACCGGCGAGAACGCGCTCGAGGCCGCAAAAACTTTTGCCGCCGCAGATCCCTACGTCATCAACGGCGTTGTGACATCCTGGGCTGCCAGCCCCTGGACAACGGTGCTGGGAAATGACGCAGCCGCACCCGTCCGCCCCTGA